Proteins encoded within one genomic window of Besnoitia besnoiti strain Bb-Ger1 chromosome II, whole genome shotgun sequence:
- a CDS encoding hypothetical protein (encoded by transcript BESB_040960), protein MDQSYSGIAVLRLRNLALSTVAFCHFAAVLCHSPLQHAYARLLHRLNYPGSSAHIALLDSSLSWPEKAAAARETPPAFPVAHPENPFVQKTQLESGLLPPFSLAGAHTLLDISESTQETSHQSSVAAPESPVFDARVQAGLQLPKLGRVATHSRNAGKRRAHAASLYWGLVRGTDLAEHHGEISLGGSPSFAHLDTEKTSLLPSDAGQVSSGDDDAFPTLAAATYAAESPQLPLSPAPSASAPSQLTASGGQHLSVDQPPASAEEPSAGIALDETLKDPAKADKMLDRFLYHLKDVVAAQALQVKASAGDLSLKSDQVNMGTSLQTFCNKLKARHLNPARTKPSRLSRAFHRLGRAFGAVKRGVAVAKTKISKWVKLQQGAAKSKARRESKAYAVLKRMGSRAWAYTKNFGKRVIAETMRMLPLFFFTLNVIVLGLSVSSVAVFPNVFSIIAVICSVSSILSFAFSEGTKIRGVDLTRSIAVKSESQQTALFGLVWADLKAEQEAADLAQVPGGEAAPSAGDGKDPSTNDIEAIKMSQEMDRDHTAVEEAPGTPGSQTLSEVRAKMYRNLMANSEKELRQKLKSEIVETWKHRRWKGVNRILLSSLRLLLEYANLGVKSVLALFGSAWLWVLDHALRKSIRQLRMFKLFGRVSGYGEKIYYFMQWWMMKARHYIEYTDTIRDLTVFIVENSSRIGLMVHGGLSMMGGAGGLIFLCLFLWKLSKPLWKLYLTDAALKTSAIHEKAVTEFMMCQRDYHNFLVGTRALIGDETSTPALELHLPEHQATELIFLMAYLERYKFPQAATRVGLLEGTDPMQQYLAYERVARLKELVSQIPPDSRDQFLGLFSDLKRWDVTTTSNSLHALVANNLQHCALLYGRRELATLIRRSIKDLQTAGQVQGPTNGWIRFSSSERKSLANVASFLLSHDTRVVANPALLQRRIQAYLTPSKKARINHAQLTWLANTIITCAYKVIEKELLFTLDGEHEYALDRTTIRVNNLPFVLFGDSRNLSALLQKHFTFFPVGMSDLHSSPLGRHRRRALSADGGILKEFGMMTFLRRLAGRAGRARHATNVRINCPTQTPDVEINAALSYAKLRFPTSEAGQDSPAASPEPVSEHSLREVPSKESSPDALRQMCAESATRLFLNQQTTAGFRQMVRKEIFGVPESVCAPINSPGFVALSRLVDEFVNGGVTEEQFPKALQAGVDLLINEHPSLLAASAVLHRESVQKESVSPEGAEAAARSNVLPSQRERGTAGSHTDSAGSSRRGADRFAGPARSRSASLLESAGSLSSDQGGVGREEGDKGEGLSITRRDSTDSRIDARAPAETSTDFEDDVLREVDLEHLLELKQHVASIAQLNSFTRTVRAQAFENLLFQYVQELLPFYLRNVAVRSRSSRHFTAILAIARVAFRYEPLRLVEHIRDRVLSVHIREYMADEAELEETAQKLKSTPNQPDGDLPSGAADPAERRDAREFILALVVQVFSENLADIMHGRGRRTCAGAAASFSCAVSLMLQSFQMLMLCFVGSSDAFMSGRSFGQIEGIVRAEFLRAHGAVLRAITKIKRTRGRRTEGPRKLPDVMTAHLRRRFGAQRGKNETSGVVTRNITEKIEEKIEEFIALRVAPNQGEASQMGQKTLQRGVHAQQSKSGSRMFSFEETIEFLEEAVKIVRKASQANTAKIVRALRWAYWKEDNFSCLDRSPARTHQLVADLTAAFAAILASKIPVFTKFWARVRSRLGLVPRGEKLRAQRLADELLSRLHGLHQAGIDGVYATIDLRYGYKNVEAQQPPLLRSFGSGVAALQEIHS, encoded by the exons ATGGATCAGTCTTACTCGGGGATCGCTGTGCTACGCCTGAGAAACTTGGCGCTCTCGACGGTTGCCTTCTGCCACTTTGCGGCTGTCCTCTGCCATTCTCCTCTCCAGCATGCATACGCTAGGCTCCTCCATCGCCTCAACTATCCAGGCTCTTCCGCGCATATTGCCCTTCTAGACAGCAGCTTGAGCTGGCCAGAgaaagccgcagcggcacgGGAAACACCTCCCGCTTTCCCGGTGGCACATCCGGAGAATCCTTTCGTGCAGAAAACTCAGCTCGAAAGCGGTCTTCTGCCACCGTTTTCACTGGCAGGCGCGCACACGCTTCTCGATATTTCCGAGTCGACGCAGGAGACATCGCACCAAAGCAGTGTGGCCGCGCCTGAGAGCCCCGTGTTTGATGCCAGGGTACAGGCGGGTCTGCAGCTGCCCAAATTGGGCCGTGTCGCAACCCACTCGAGGAATGCGGGCAAGCGacgtgcgcatgcggcctCCCTCTACTGGGGACTGGTCAGGGGCACAGACCTGGCAGAACACCATGGCGAAATATCGCTGGGCGGCAGCCCCAGCTTTGCGCACCTTGACACCGAAAAGacgtcgctgctgccttccGACGCAGGACAGGTTTCTTCAGGTGACGATGATGCTTTCCCTACCCTGGCTGCTGCAACGTacgcggcggagtcgccccagctgcctctctcccctgccccatctgcctcggcgccctcccAGCTGACCGCTTCCGGCGGTCAGCATCTTTCCGTTGACCAGCCGCCTGCCAGTGCGGAGGAACCTTCCGCCGGCATCGCACTGGATGAGACCCTGAAGGACCCGGCGAAGGCAGATAAGATGCTTGACAGGTTTCTGTACCACCTCAAAGACGttgtcgccgcgcaggcgctacaggtgaaggcgagcgcaggaGATCTTTCGCTGAAAAGTGACCAAGTGAATATGGGAACGAGCCTGCAGACTTTCTGCAACAAGCTGAAGGCACGCCACCTCAATCCTGCGAGGACGAAGCCTTCGCGGCTAAGCCGAGCCTTCCATAGACTGGGGCGAGCATTCGGTGCGGTCAAACGTGGCGTTGCTGTCGCAAAAACCAAGATCTCCAAGTGGGTGAAACTTCAGCAAGGTGCCGCTAAAAGCAAGGCGCGACGCGAGTCAAAGGCTTACGCTGTACTGAAACGCATGGGATCTCGCGCTTGGGCCTACACCAAAAACTTCGGCAAGAGGGTGATTGCAGAAACCATGCGGATGCTGCCACTTTTCTTCTTCACCCTAAATGTGATCGTGCTGGGATTGTCCGTCTCCAGCGTAGCTGTTTTCCCGAACGTATTCAGCATAATTGCTGTCATTTGCTCAGTCAGCAGCATTTTGTCTTTCGCATTTTCCGAAGGGACCAAAATACGGGGAGTCGACTTGACCCGTTCCATTGCTGTCAAGTCTGAGTCTCAGCAGACCGCGCTGTTCGGCCTCGTGTGGGCAGACTTGAAGGCTGAACAGGAGGCAGCGGATTTGGCGCAGGTGCCTGGgggagaggctgcgccaTCCGCCGGAGATGGTAAAGATCCAAGCACCAATGATATCGAAGCGATCAAAATGTCCCAGGAAATGGACAGAGACCACACTGCAGTGGAGGAGGCACCAGGGACTCCTGGGTCGCAGACGCTCTCAGAGGTTCGCGCAAAAATGTATCGAAATTTGATGGCGAACAGTGAAAAGGAGCTTCGCCAGAAGCTGAAGAGTGAAATTGTGGAGACCTGGAAACACCGCCGATGGAAAGGAGTAAATCGGATTCTGCTTtcctcgcttcgcctgctACTGGAATACGCAAACTTGGGGGTGAAAAGTGTTCTGGCGCTTTTTGGGTCTGCATGGCTCTGGGTCCTG GATCATGCTTTACGGAAGTCGATACGGCAACTCCGCATGTTCAAGCTGTTCGGCAGAGTATCGGGATACGGAGAGAAAATCTACTACTTTATGCAATGGTGGATGATGAAAGCCCGGCATTATATAGAATACACAGATACAATCCGAGACCTCACCGTCTTCATTGTCGAGAACTCTTCTCGGATCGGTTTGATGGTTCACGGCGGCTTGTCAATGatgggcggcgcaggaggtcTAATCTTTCTGTGCCTCTTTCTGTGGAAGCTGTCCAAGCCGCTTTGGAAATTATATCTTACGGACGCAGCACTGAAGACGTCAGCGATCCACGAAAAAGCAGTCACGGAGTTTATGATGTGCCAGCGAGATTACCACAATTTCCTTGTTGGCACGCGAGCTCTTATCGGCGACGAAAC TAGTACTCCCGCTCTCGAGCTGCACTTACCGGAACACCAAGCCACCGAGCTCATCTTC CTGATGGCTTACCTCGAGAGGTACAAGTTTCCTCAGGCGGCGACCAGGGTGGGCTTGCTGGAAGGCACTGACCCCATGCAGCAGTATCTCGCCTATGAGCGGGTGGCTCGCCTGAAGGAGCTTGTGTCCCAGATACCGCCAGACTCTCGGGATCAGTTCCTGGGTCTGTTCTCGGATCTCAAGCGATGGGACGTGACCACGACTTCCAACTCCCTGCACGCCCTCGTGGCCAACAACCTCCAGCACTGCGCTCTTCTCT ATGGCCGAAGAGAGTTAGCGACCCTGATTCGAAGATCGATTAAGGATTTGCAAACTGCAGGTCAAGTACAGGGGCCGACGAATGGATGGATCCGCTTTAGCTCCTCTGAACGGAAGTCTCTCGCAAACGTGGCgtccttccttctctctcatGATA CAAGGGTTGTGGCGAATCCAGCCCTCCTCCAACGCCGAATCCAAGCCTACCTTACACCTTCCAAAAAAGCAAGGATTAACCACGCACAACTCACGTGGCTTGCGAATACCATTATAACCTGCGCGTACAAAGTCATTGAAAAGGAACTACTTT TCACCTTGGACGGCGAGCACGAGTATGCCTTGGACAGAACTACCATTCGGGTCAACAACCTCCCATTTGTCCTCTTCGGTGACTCAAGGAATTTGAGTGCGCTCCTGCAGAAACACTTCACCTTCTTTCCCGTCGGTATGTCAGACCTCCATTCTTCCCCGCTCGGCAGGCACCGGCGCCGAGCACTCTCTGCGGACGGAGGAATACTGAAAGAGTTTGGAATGATGACCTTCTTGAGACGGCTCGCGGGGAGGGCAGGACGGGCTCGACACGCCACCAACGTGCGGATCAATTGCCCGACTCAGACGCCGGATGTGGAAATCAACGCCGCACTGAGTTACGCAAAGTTGAGATTTCCGACATCTGAGGCCGGTCAAGATTCGCCGGCCGCATCGCCAGAACCGGTTTCTGAGCACAGCCTAAGAGAAGTTCCTTCAAAGGAGAGTTCCCCGGATGCACTGCGCCAGATGTGCGCGGAATCTGCAACACGCCTGTTCCTGAACCAGCAGACAACAGCGGGCTTCAGACAAATGGTTCGCAAAGAAATATTCGGCGTGCCTGAATCAGTGTGCGCTCCAATCAACTCTCCCG GATTCGTCGCTCTAAGCCGACTCGTTGACGAGTTTGTCAATGGAGGCGTGACGGAGGAGCAGTTTCCCAAAGCTCTCCAAGCAGGCGTCGACCTCCTCATCAACGAGCATCcctcgctgctcgctgcgtccgcggTCCTGCATCGTGAGAGTGTCCAAAAAGAAAGCGTCAGtccagaaggcgcagaagcagcggcgcgctcgaACGTGCTGCCGAGTCAGCGGGAACGAGGGACAGCTGGTTCGCACACTGACTCTGCTGGCTCGTCGCGGAGAGGTGCGGACAGATTCGCGGGCCCTGCAAGGTCCAGAAGCGCATCACTACTTGAGTCAGCTGGTTCACTCAGCTCAGATCAGGGGGGCGTAGGCAGGGAAGAGGGGGACAAGGGGGAGGGCTTATCGATCACAAGGAGGGATTCCACCGACTCGCGGATAGACGCTCGAGCACCAGCTGAAACATCGACTGATTTCGAAGACGATGTGCTCCGAGAGGTCGACCTTGAGCATCTTCTGGAGCTGAAACAGCATGTGGCGAGCATTGCCCAACTGAACAGCTTCACTCGGACAGTGAGAGCGCAAG CTTTTGAAAACCTCCTGTTTCAGTACGTTCAAGAGCTCCTGCCTTTTTATTTACGGAACGTCGCCGTTCGCAGCCGGTCATCCCGCCACTTTACCGCCATTTTGGCgatcgcccgcgtcgcgttTCGCT ACGAACCTCTGCGGCTGGTTGAGCATATACGCGACCGGGTGCTGAGCGTCCACATACGGGAATACATGGCCGATGAAGCAGAGCTGGAAGAGACTGCGCAAAAGCTCAAGAGCACTCCGAACCAGCCAGACGGTGACCTCCCGTCGGGTGCAGCGGATCCCGCTGAGAGACGAGACGCCCGGGAGTTTATTCTGGCTCTCGTTGTCCAGGTTTTTTCGGAGAATCTTGCAGACATTATGCATGGTAG GGGCCGCCGAACCTGCGCTGGAGCTGCCGCCAGTTTCAgctgcgccgtctctctgATGTTGCAGTCTTTCCAAATGCTTATGCTGTGCTTCGTCGGTTCTTCAGATGCCTTCATGAGCGGAAGATCGTTTGGGCAAATTGAAGGTATAGTGAGGGCTGAGttcctccgcgcgcacgGCGCCGTACTCAGAGCAATAACCAAAATAAAACGAACTCGAGGCCGAAGAACCGAAGGGCCACGGAAATTGCCCGACGTCATGACTGCGCATTTGAGGCGGAGATTTGGCGCCCAGCGAGGCAAAAATGAGACGAGTGGGGTCGTCACTCGCAACATAACCGAGAAGATCGAAGAAAAGATTGAAGAATTCATTGCGCTGAGGGTTGCCCCGAACCAGGGTGAGGCCTCACAAATGGGACAGAAGACGTTACAACGGGGCGTACATGCGCAACAGAGCAAATCGGGCAGTCGCATGTTTTCCTTCGAGGAGACCATTGAATTCCTCGAAGAGGCGGTGAAAATTGTGCGCAAAGCATCGCAAGCCAATACCGCCAAAATTGTCAGAGCACTCCGGTGGGCGTACTGGAAGGAAG ACAACTTCAGCTGCTTGGACCGGTCTCCAGCGAGAACCCATCAGCTAGTGGCCGACTTGACCGCGGCGTTCGCTGCCATCCTCGCTTCAAAAAT TCCGGTGTTCACAAAATTTTGGGCACGCGTGCGCTCAAGGCTCGGCCTTGTTCCCAGAGGGGAAAAACTCCGAGCGCAGCGGCTTGCTGATGAGCTTCTCAGCCGCCTTCATGGTTTGCATCAAGCGGGGATTGATGGCGTTTACGCGACCATTGATCTTCGGTACGGCTACAAGAacgtcgaggcgcagcaaCCGCCGCTCCTGCGTTCGTTTGGTTCAGGCGTCGCTGCACTGCAGGAGATCCACTCATGA